The region GCCTGGGATTCTCTTCGTAGATCATTGGTACATTTCAGGGGACAACCAGTTGGCACAATTGCTGCATATGATCATGCATCTGAAGAAGTTCTAAACTATGATCAGGTAAAAGTTTgatcataacttttttttttttcagattggaATTCAGTATTCAATGTCTTGTTTTCTTTATGAATGATGTGCAGGTGTTTGTAAGGGATTTTGTACCTAGTGCACTGGCGTTTCTAATGAATGGAGAGCCTGATATAGTGAAGAATTTTCTATTGAAGACACTTCAACTTCAAGGGTGGGAAAAAAGAATTGATAGATTCAAACTCGGGGAAGGGGCAATGCCTGCTAGTTTTAAAGTTCTTCATGATCCAGAAAGAAAAACAGATACAATTGTTGCAGATTTTGGTGAGAGTGCTATTGGAAGAGTTGCACCTGTTGATTCTGGATTCTGGTGGATTATATTGCTTCGTGCATATACAAAGTCTACTGGAGATTTAACCCTAGCTGAAACACCAGATTGCCAAAAGGGAATGAGGCTTATATTAACTCTGTGTTTATCAGAAGGTTTTGATACGTTTCCAACTTTGCTCTGTGCAGATGGGTGCTCAATGATTGATAGAAGGATGGTAAGAAATGTTTTTGCTTTTCTTTATGTTTCTATATTCACTAACTATATCATATGTTAAAtgggattgttttttttttttttctttttcaagggGATTTATGGTTATCCTATAGAGATACAAGCTCTTTTCTTTATGGCATTGAGATGTTCATTGGCAATGCTGAAACTTGACTCGGAGGGAAAGGAATTTGTGGAAAGAATAATGAAGAGGCTTCATGCATTGAGCTTTCACATGAGAAGTTATTTCTGGATTGACTTTCAACAACTGAATGATATCTATCGTTATAAAACAGAGGAGTATTCTCACACTGCTGTAAATAAGTTTAATGTTATTCCTGATTCAATCCCAGATTGGGTATTTGATTTTATGCCAACACGTGGTGGTTACTTTGTTGGTAATGTGAGTCCAGCAAGGATGGACTTTAGGTGGTTTGCTTTAGGCAACTGTGTTGCTATTTTATCTTCTCTTGCTACCCCTGAACAAGCTTCTGCAATTATGGATCTTTTTGAAGCACGTTGGGAGGAGCTTGTAGGAGAAATGCCTATAAAGATTTGTTATCCTGCAATAGAAAGTCATGAATGGAGAATTGTTACTGGTTGTGATCCTAAGAACACTAGATGGAGTTACCACAATGGAGGATCTTGGCCAGGTTACTTTTCTTtctcattttattattttataatttcccAATCTAAAAGAACATTTTTttaattgctttttttttttttttttattatttgtgtAATATATATATGCAGTGCTTCTGTGGTTGCTAACGGCGGCATGCATCAAAACGGGGAGGCCACAGATAGCAAGAAAGGCGATTGAACTGGCGGAGAGCCGCCTGCTGAAGGACGGGTGGCCGGAATACTATGACGGAAAAAATGGAAGATACATCGGGAAGCAGGCGAGGAAGTATCAGACATGGTCAATTGCTGGATATTTGGTAGCAAAGATGATGTTGGAAGATCCATCACATTTGGGGATGATTTCTCTTGAAGATGATAGACAGTTGAAACCCATCATTAAGAGATCTTCTTCATGGACTTGctgaaaaaggtaaaaaaaaaaaaaaggtgaggTGAGTAATCTCCGattattattaagaaaaaaaagaaaGTTGCTTGAATTCTTCTTCTGAGTTGTGTCTTGTTTAGGTGAATTTGAGTGTTTTGTTATGTGTACATTACCATTTGATATGTCTCGTCTTATTGCTTCGTATAATAAAAAACATGACAATGTGATGGTGCTCTTATTATTTATCTTCAAATTTGCAAAGGTGTTATGAGATTTCTATTTGTTTATGAAGACTTTACTGCCAATTAGATTTTCGTTAGGCTGTGTTTGTTACATGGGATTGGACTCAACCGACTTTCTAGGCTATTTTTGttaagggcatttacgtcttttgcctTTGGGGCTCAACAAAATTGGTTCAAAACTCTCATCTTTTGCTGTCCAAATGGGTTAGAAGACATATCTATGCAATATTGAAATCTTTTGCAATCTTTCTTGTTTCTTTGAATTTTTACCAAATTatgtaacaatgtgtttttaattatGCAACTATGTTCGACTTTTCACTAATTTATACATATTCATAAATTGTAAACTCAACATTCTTGCATAAATCCACACGGAACTCTCTATGGGGGTGTTTGTTTTGAGGGATTTGGAAGCAAAATTCATTCCAGCTTTTTGTTTGTTGAATAAGAATCACAACTGGTTATAAATCTCCATTTATGAGTTTCGATCACTGGATAACAAATATTTATAGCCATTTAACTAGTTTGAAGTCAATCCAAAGCCCAATCCATGCAACTGCTTCATTATTCTTGGACATACTCTTTTCACTCTTGGTTAAGTTTCAACATTGCTAAGGAACATTTAAGTGCCATAAAGAAAGGATCATGTATTTCTATAGGATAAACATAAATTCCCTACTCGTAAGTATACAGATTTTGTAGCCAAAAAAAGCAATAGTATGGTTGTATAAGCCACACCATATTAAGGATGCATTCATGAAGTTATAGGAGTCGGATACGTGTATCATGTTCCTAAGAAACATGGATGGGCCCACAACTTTAGGGTGGGGAGGTCAAAAAAAGTTCAACTATTTCAAACAATCTTTAAGGCTTCATTTGTATTGTTATTCAATAGATAATATGTTCAATAGTTTTGTACAATTTATCTATTTGGGGTTCTTGCAGGAAGCTTGGGATAGGATATATCTAGTTCTAGATTTCTCTTAAAAAGAGACCTTAATGAGAGAGGGCTAACTCTAACAGCATATATAGAATTGGTTAAGACAATGTCTAGACGGTGTACGACACTAATGCACCTCCTGACAATCTATTTGGTGGCTTAATGGTGAAGGATTTGAGATGCAACACTTCAAAGGACTTCTTGCATGTTTTATTATTCTCAAGTGCCACATGCATCATTTAGGGATAGTTGTTTGCAGTGGCGGATGCAGACTGTTTTAGTAGGAGTGTCCCTCGTACTTCAAGTTggtgcacctaatagaaaaaacccaaaaaaaaaaaaaaaaattacactacgTGCCGGAAATCGAGCAGTGACCCGTGATCCACAATGCTCCACTAAGGTCCGCCATTGGTTGTTTGTTCCATGTGGTTTGCAAGGTATTGCATGGGCCCGAATTTTCCTTAGCTTAACAAAATTGGCTAGTATGGGTTTACCTATGTCAGTGAAAAAATATGCCCCATGAAAAAGAGGCTTGATAGGAGTATATTAGATGTGTTGAGACCTTGAGGTGTTAGACACcgactcttatacatatatagagTGACATATGATGTGTGGAGCTACAATATCATGTTAAGATTGGTAAACTCATGTTTTAGCATCAGTATATGATATATGGAGTATGTTGTAAATATGATGATAAATAGAAGCAACTAGTACAACCAAGTATCCAAGAATTAGAGTGGAGACCCTTGCGGAAAAAAACATAAAACACTGTACTATCAATACAATCGTTAAAGGGAAGAATGCTACAATTTCAATGGAGATGGAAGACAATTTAGAATGATTAGAATGATTAAACTAAACGTCTATTTATAAGATAATATTAGAATTCTAAAATAATCTAAAAACTTCTAAGGCTACAAGGAGTGGTAACATGCTTACCACATCATATTTTTTATGCCACATCATATTTTTTTGAAGCCACATAGGTTGAGAGTGAGTTAGCATCCAAAATGTAAAAAGGTAGGGAGTGATAGTTTGTTAGTTTAATGAGTtttattttagaattttttttttttaaaaagtaataAACTTGAATCAACCAATAAGAACACAATATTCatgtttctctcttctctctcctgtcGTTAAGCCCATAGCGAGCTTTCCTTAGCGAGGTTGATAGCATTTTGAAGGGGGTGGTTTTTAGCACTTCCTTGGCGAGGGTCATAGCATGCCCACTCCCTCCGGTCTAAGTACCAAACAAATAGTAATGTTTCATAATCCCATAAACTTGGAAACCAAGCAACCGAATCAGTGAGGGAGAATTCGACTCAAATTTCAACAAACTCCACCTTGAGACAGATTACATCCTTAGTAGAAAAACTTTAGTCTCTTCAAAAACTAATAAATATGTTCATTCTTCTTGGGCCAAGTGGAAACCTTTGGTCCTTTGTCGCTTCGTTTTTCACGTGGCTTCTTATTCACATGTCCTTACATAAATTAATTATTGAAAATATATTATTAGCAGTGTGCAATATATATTGCAACTCTGATATGGATGTCATatagggcgtgtttggcaaaattagctggtagcgggtagcttgtagcgttttgttaaacgctacatgaagtagcatttAAATTtgaagcgttttgtttaaactaaacgctagaagcttaTAGTGCCGAACGAGATTTTTTGTTCAAAATGGAGTGTTTTGTCAAATGCTAAAaactagaagctctcaaacgctccCAAACGCTCTATACCGAACACACCCATAATGTTCAAGGTTATAAATCATTAAGAATTGTAGTCACACTACCAATTCAATAGCAACAGGAGATCCAAAGCTGACCAACCTATTAATATTATCCATCATTTCAAAAATTAAAGGGTCAACCTATTGAGTGTCCTCTAGTGTGCATGCTTTGATTGATTTGTCAAAATAACCCAATTTAGTATCAACATGTCGTTGAAACATGTTTTTCAACTTGTTCATTTCATATACATCAAGCTCCTATGGAATCGTATTAAGGTTTGAGGTCATGCTTGTAAGCATAAGGCATGTACCTTGATTACTCATGGAACTTCTTTGTCTAGGTTTTTCAAATAGTACCGATGCATTCTCAAGAAGTGCATTAGGTGGTGTGAGGTTTTCAATGATATGCaactttttttgtgtgtgtgtttgaggatAGTCTTCAAAAACTTAATTGTATGTTTTGATTCGTATCATAAACAAAAATATTGAAAACTTGCATAAAACAACACAAAGTTATAATACTAacaaaaataattaatgcatTGCCGGAAcgtaattctaaaattaatttatgAGCGATCATGAATTAATTGGTCAAGCCTATGTAGACAATAAATCTCCAAAagcaaattaaaaacttttttttgttGCCAAAAAATTCCCTTTAGAAAATTGCCGCCATTGTCGCTTGCCTAGTGACCGCCTTCAGGGAAATGTGTTGTAAGTCCCACCATAAGGACATTATAGGATGCGTCTCAAATGCCAATCTAGAACGTGTCGTCTCAGGCTGAATTTTAGCTTTCTTTTACCTACCAATGATTGCATTGAAAATCTCCAAAGACAATAAGGCGTCTTTGAGGGAGTCTCAAATGCCGAGTAGGATGTCTCTAAACCTTTTCCTCTATTTTATGTCAAATGAGCATCGTACATCGAGACGAATCTAAGACACAATGGGTGTCATAGGTGGCGTCTTAGACGTATGGTAGGACTCCCATGAGGCCTGGTTCATTTTCCAGCTCTAACTTCCTCCCTTGCTTTTGACTAATTTGACCCTGACGTCTTAGAGGCTGTTTAATACGTTTCCTAGAATGCAAGAGCTCTTTTTAGCTTCTTATTATCCACATGATACACAATTTTGGTATGCTTCTTTCAGTTTCTAGTCCATGCCCATTTTCATAGAATTTAAACGAATTATAATCATTTACTATAAACAAATATGACACGATCAATGATCAAATAAATGAGAGAAAAGACCAATGCAGTGGTGGAGCTAGATGGCTAGATGGGACGTTAGGAGTTCTATAGCATcccaaaaaaattgttttatgtatataaaaaatattatttataaacatGTTCTATATTATTGTATCCCCGTTAAAAATATTGtatcatattttttaatgttaGGATATGATAACTACATAGAATATATATTGATAATGTCTGTAACTCATATCAAAATTCATGGCTCTGCAACCGAACCAATGTATCATCATGTGTGTGTTGACAGTGTTGTAGGTGTGTGCCTTAACCACTCGATAGTGGATACAAATGGTAGGAATGGGAGCAAGGGACTAAAGTTGTAACAAAACACAAACTTAAGGATCATATAGTTAGAAAAAAAAAGAGTTGGACACAAGGACTATTTATGTAATTACAATATAACTTAAAATTTTATGATATTAGGTCACTCGCATGGGTTTCGCTTTCTTTCCATCTGGGTCGTCTTCTATACTATAAACCCTGCCCCCAAGAAACCCTAACTGCAGAACCCACAAGCGAACATGGCGGCGGCAAAGGGCCAGAACGATCTGACGATGAAGGAGCTTGACATACAGATGATGCTGTCTGCTGAAGTTCATCTCGGTACCAAGAACTGTGATTTCCAGA is a window of Lactuca sativa cultivar Salinas chromosome 1, Lsat_Salinas_v11, whole genome shotgun sequence DNA encoding:
- the LOC111916776 gene encoding probable alkaline/neutral invertase D: MDAPKESGLRNVSSVCSIPEMDDFDLTKLLDRPRLTIKRERSFDERSLSEMSLSRGLENLDVAYSPGGRSGFDTPASSTRNSFEPHPMIAEAWDSLRRSLVHFRGQPVGTIAAYDHASEEVLNYDQVFVRDFVPSALAFLMNGEPDIVKNFLLKTLQLQGWEKRIDRFKLGEGAMPASFKVLHDPERKTDTIVADFGESAIGRVAPVDSGFWWIILLRAYTKSTGDLTLAETPDCQKGMRLILTLCLSEGFDTFPTLLCADGCSMIDRRMGIYGYPIEIQALFFMALRCSLAMLKLDSEGKEFVERIMKRLHALSFHMRSYFWIDFQQLNDIYRYKTEEYSHTAVNKFNVIPDSIPDWVFDFMPTRGGYFVGNVSPARMDFRWFALGNCVAILSSLATPEQASAIMDLFEARWEELVGEMPIKICYPAIESHEWRIVTGCDPKNTRWSYHNGGSWPVLLWLLTAACIKTGRPQIARKAIELAESRLLKDGWPEYYDGKNGRYIGKQARKYQTWSIAGYLVAKMMLEDPSHLGMISLEDDRQLKPIIKRSSSWTC